One Paenibacillus sp. SYP-B4298 genomic window, CCAGGCTGTCTCATCTGCGTCCGCTTCAATATGCGCAGCTGCTCTGCAGCCGCTACTCACCTTGCATCGCGCATCATGAAGCCAATTAAACGGCTGATCGTCTGTGGATGGCACAACTACGCAGTGCGTAGCTATTAGCCGGTTACACGCCATTCAACTTACGACCTTATATAGTAACTTTAAAGTTTCCCTATGGATAACTTTCAGGAGGTTCCTACATGAGCTTGACGTTTTGCAATCTTCATTTTTCTCAAAAGCCTAATCGCGTCGTCTATCTGTCCCAGCCGCTCATGAAGCAGCTAAAGCTGACCGGCAAAAAAACGGTGTCGATCAAGCTCGGCAAGGAGGTCATCACCGCCGCGGTAAAGCCTATCAAAAAAACCGGCCATCACCTGTATGTCTCCTCAGGCGTCCGCCAGTTGATCCGCATTCCCAAATCAGGCAGCGTCTATGTAACCAGCACGGGAGAGGATGAGGTGCAGCTCGGCCCGCTGATCGGCGTGCTGACGGACTCCGGCTATGGCTCCACCGGACCGTTCGGTACACGAACAGGCTTCATTAAGCAACTGCTCCGTCTCGGTGAGAAGCAAGCCTTCTTCTTCGCCTTCACGCCGCGTGACATCAATTGGCAAAATGATACGGTCAACGGTCATTTCGTCAATGCCCAGGGCGGATGGTATCGCAAGATTGTGCCGCTGCCCGATGTCGTATACAATCGTCTGCCCAGCCGCAAGGCCGAGACGACCAGCTCGATCCAGTCGTTGCGGGAGCGGTTCATCCGCAAGAAAATTCCGTTCTTCAACTGGAGCTTCTTCAATAAATCCGATGTGTACAAAATGCTGGAGGGCGATACAGAAGCCCAGATGCATATGCCTGAATCCATCAATAATCCCACACCCGAGAAAATCAAGGAGCTGCTGGAGAAGCATCAGTTCGTCTACTACAAGCCGACAGCTGGCAGCCTTGGCAACGGCATCTATCGGCTCACCTATCACCCCAAGCGCGGCTACTTCGCCCGCTATCGTCGTGGAGGAAGCAATGTGCTGCTGCGATTTAACAATTTCAAGAGCCTGATGCGGATGCTTACCGCGCGCCATGGGGGACTGCTCAGCCGCTACGTGATTCAGCAGGGCATCCGCCTGGTAGAGATTGATGGCTGCCCGCTTGATTTTCGCTTCCACATGCACAAGAACGGCAAAAATGAATGGGTGCCTGTCGGCATCGGCGCCAAAAAAGCAGGACGCGGCAGCGTGACCACCCACATCAAAAACGGCGGCTCGCTCATGACCCCTGAGCATGCACTGGGCCGCACCTTCGGCCCGCGCGCGGGCGAGGTGCTGGATTATGCCAAGCGGGTCGCCGTCAAGCTATGCCAGTGCATCGAACGCAATTATCCACACACACTCGGCGAGCTCGGTCTGGATCTTGGCATCGATCGGGATGGCGAGGTGTACATGTTCGAGGCCAACGCCAAGCCAGGGCGCTCCATCTTCAAGCATCCTGCCCTCAAGGAAGAGGGACGCGCATCGCTAACCTATATCCTGGAGCATTGCCTGTTCCTGAGTCGGTTCCGCAGGAGGGAGAACGGATGAACCTCAAATGGATCGAGGAGGCGGACAGCTTCGAGCTACACAGCACCAAGCCAGTACTCGCCATTCTGACCGTTGAAGATGAGCTTCAGCTCTTCCGCGGCAACCGAAGCAACTTTGCCGATCTGCTGCAGACCGGCAAGGAGCTGGGGTTCATAACCTATGTCGTCACAACGAAGGATTTGCTGCTGAACAAGCGCAGAGTGAAAGGCTATGCCTATGCCGAAGACACGAACACCTGGCATCAGCGCCAGTTCCCGCTGCCGGATATTATCTATAACCGGATTCCCTATCGGGAGGATGAGATTCAGCCGACTGTTCGCCGCAAGCTGGCGGCGATCGCTCAGCATCCGGCGATTCGTCTGTTCAATCCGAAGTTTTTTGATAAATGGAGCCTGTTCGAATGGCTGAAGCTGTCCAAGAGCACGCAACCGTTCATTCCCGGCACCCGCAAGCTGATGAGCGCAGCCGGGCTGAAGCGGATGCTCGCCAAATACCCCTATCTCTATCTGAAGCCGATCGGCGGCAAGGCGGGCATGGGGATCATGACAATACGACTTCAGCCGGAGAAGCCGAAGCCCTACCGACTGCGGGTACAGGCGAAGAAGAAAAGCATCACTTATCGCTGCTCCACGCTAAGCACACTGTGGACACGAATCAAGAAGCAGAGCTCCGGCACAGCCTATATCGCACAACAAGGCATCGAGCTTGCCTCCTTCCATGACCGCCGCTTCGATCTGAGAGCGCTCGTGCAGAAGAACCGGCTCGGGCAATGGGATCTGACGGGCATCGGCGCGCGTGTGGCTGGTCCCAACAGCATCACCACCCATGTCCCGCGCGGCGGCAGCATCGAGGAGCCAGAGAAGCTGCTGGTCACTGCCTTCGGCTCCGAGCAGGCGCGGCGCATCCTCGTGCGAGTGAAGCAGACGGCACTGCTCATTGCCAAGCAGATTGAGCGGGGGAGCAAATCGACGCTTGGCGAGATGTCGATGGATCTTGGCATTGATGTCGGGGGCAATGTGTGGTTTTTTGAAGCCAATTCGAAGCCGATGAAGTTCGACGAGCCGCATATTCGCAAAAAATCATTAGAGCGCATCTACCACTATGGAATGTATCTCAATAAGCGCAAACGGCAGGCCCAGGCTCAGGAAGGCTAACCGTGGCGCAACAATGACGCAGGGGGCATCATGGATGAGATCAAGGAACAGCTAGGAGCAGGTGACGCCTCAAGCTTGAGCATTCAGCTTATAACCGGAGAGAGATGGGTCTTGCTGCGGCCGCGGTTGCTTGCCTTCCTCGCGCGCGTCGGCGACAAGCGGATCACCGTCGCGGCACTGGCCGCACTGCGCCAACTGGAGCCTCGCCAATTGGCCGCCCCCGGTTATGCCGTTGCGGCTGCGCTGGAGCAGGGACGACTCGTCGGCTTCGCCGCAGCGCTTCAGCATGGGCAAGAAGCATGCCTGCTTGCAGTGCACCCGCAGTACCGCGGTCGGGGCATCGGCAGTCTGCTGCTGCAGGCGATGCTGCGGCGATGCGGCTGGCTGCAGGGAGAGGTGGCGCTGGATAATACGTCCAGCCTTGCCGCCTGCTTCCGCTGCGGCATGAAGGCTGTCGCCCTGCTGAGAGGACCGACAGGCAAGCCTACATTGCGAATGGAGGGTGCCTGGCAACCGGGCAGCCGACGCATAGCAACACTAGAAGAGGAGGGAACCCGGTGGCAAAGCCCGTCCTCGGGATTATGACATTATATCTGAATGATAACCGTTTCCTGGAGGAACGAAGCGTATACCAGAAGATGATTGCCGCCGGCAAGAAGCTGGGGCTGGAGGTATTCGTGTTCACTCCACAGGACGTGAATTATAAGCAGCATCGCATACAAGGCATGTTCTATGACACACAGAGCAAAGCCTGGTCAAGACGGTGGTGCGCCTTTCCCCATATGATCTACGATCGGTGCCGCATCCAGCGCAGCCATCGCTTCGAGCAGCTCAAGCGGTTCCGAGCCAAATACGGACACCTGACCTTTCTGAACCGTCCGCTACGCAACAAATGGACGGTCTACAAGACACTGTATGCGGACAGCCGCTTCCGTCCCTATCTGCCGGAGACGCGCATGATGGACAGCAGTCGGGATATTAGCGAGATGGTAGCGAAGTATCCGCTGCTCTACGTCAAGCCGATCAATGGCACAGGCGGACGCGGCATATTGCGAATCGAGCGCTCCGGCACGCGAAGCAAGTCTGGGCGCAGCAGCCGCTCGGGTCGTACCTGGCTCATTCAAGGGCGGGACCATTCACGGCGCATCATTAG contains:
- a CDS encoding YheC/YheD family endospore coat-associated protein encodes the protein MSLTFCNLHFSQKPNRVVYLSQPLMKQLKLTGKKTVSIKLGKEVITAAVKPIKKTGHHLYVSSGVRQLIRIPKSGSVYVTSTGEDEVQLGPLIGVLTDSGYGSTGPFGTRTGFIKQLLRLGEKQAFFFAFTPRDINWQNDTVNGHFVNAQGGWYRKIVPLPDVVYNRLPSRKAETTSSIQSLRERFIRKKIPFFNWSFFNKSDVYKMLEGDTEAQMHMPESINNPTPEKIKELLEKHQFVYYKPTAGSLGNGIYRLTYHPKRGYFARYRRGGSNVLLRFNNFKSLMRMLTARHGGLLSRYVIQQGIRLVEIDGCPLDFRFHMHKNGKNEWVPVGIGAKKAGRGSVTTHIKNGGSLMTPEHALGRTFGPRAGEVLDYAKRVAVKLCQCIERNYPHTLGELGLDLGIDRDGEVYMFEANAKPGRSIFKHPALKEEGRASLTYILEHCLFLSRFRRRENG
- a CDS encoding YheC/YheD family endospore coat-associated protein encodes the protein MNLKWIEEADSFELHSTKPVLAILTVEDELQLFRGNRSNFADLLQTGKELGFITYVVTTKDLLLNKRRVKGYAYAEDTNTWHQRQFPLPDIIYNRIPYREDEIQPTVRRKLAAIAQHPAIRLFNPKFFDKWSLFEWLKLSKSTQPFIPGTRKLMSAAGLKRMLAKYPYLYLKPIGGKAGMGIMTIRLQPEKPKPYRLRVQAKKKSITYRCSTLSTLWTRIKKQSSGTAYIAQQGIELASFHDRRFDLRALVQKNRLGQWDLTGIGARVAGPNSITTHVPRGGSIEEPEKLLVTAFGSEQARRILVRVKQTALLIAKQIERGSKSTLGEMSMDLGIDVGGNVWFFEANSKPMKFDEPHIRKKSLERIYHYGMYLNKRKRQAQAQEG
- a CDS encoding GNAT family N-acetyltransferase; translation: MDEIKEQLGAGDASSLSIQLITGERWVLLRPRLLAFLARVGDKRITVAALAALRQLEPRQLAAPGYAVAAALEQGRLVGFAAALQHGQEACLLAVHPQYRGRGIGSLLLQAMLRRCGWLQGEVALDNTSSLAACFRCGMKAVALLRGPTGKPTLRMEGAWQPGSRRIATLEEEGTRWQSPSSGL
- a CDS encoding YheC/YheD family endospore coat-associated protein, with product MAKPVLGIMTLYLNDNRFLEERSVYQKMIAAGKKLGLEVFVFTPQDVNYKQHRIQGMFYDTQSKAWSRRWCAFPHMIYDRCRIQRSHRFEQLKRFRAKYGHLTFLNRPLRNKWTVYKTLYADSRFRPYLPETRMMDSSRDISEMVAKYPLLYVKPINGTGGRGILRIERSGTRSKSGRSSRSGRTWLIQGRDHSRRIISPEKVSLPSLQQKLSGWGMKGTRYIIQRGIQLKLPNGRVHDYRMLVQKNRNGEWEPTGCAGRIGPKGSITSNLHGGGRAAGMRALLGQWIGNEDKITAIEQEAEEISVLIAKHLEQSYGHLCELALDLAIDQRGNIFLLEVNPKPAREVFAQAGEKATYRNALIRPLEYALWLYGQKSRRRQKTIGMARDQEM